A single genomic interval of Pseudochaenichthys georgianus chromosome 3, fPseGeo1.2, whole genome shotgun sequence harbors:
- the LOC117444148 gene encoding LOW QUALITY PROTEIN: methionyl-tRNA formyltransferase, mitochondrial-like (The sequence of the model RefSeq protein was modified relative to this genomic sequence to represent the inferred CDS: deleted 2 bases in 2 codons) — MWLLGRTAALRCLRAGGRPAASRLSSSGPPWRLLFFGSDHFAVESLKVLTSNRSSSGGVVETLEVVALPGDVPVKRFALQNQLPVHSWPPHPVDGQFDVGVVVSFGCLLPEKLINKFPHGILNVHPSLLPRWRGPAPIFHTIMHGDAVTGVSIIQIRPHRFDVGPLLQQELHQVPEGCTADQLEAALSSKGAQLLLDTLRDLPERIAHRREQSRSGGTFAPKVSASMSWVQWEEQTCDQIGWLQCAIGSRIPLRTTWRGRTLTLLGFVGRCHVSSSGRLGGLQVGGPEEEADGRGLL; from the exons ATGTGGCTGCTGGGCAGGACCGCGGCGCTGCGCTGCCTGCGGGCCGGGGGGAGGCCCGCGGCAAGCAGGCTctcctcctccggacccccctgGAGGCTGCTGTTCTTCGGCTCAGACCACTTCGCTGTGGAGTCTCTGAAAGTGCTCACATCCAACAG GAGCTCCAGTGGAGGGGTGGTGGAGACCCTTGAGGTGGTGGCTCTGCCGGGGGACGTCCCGGTGAAGAGGTTCGCTCTACAGAACCAGCTCCCAGTCCACAGCTGGCCCCCCCACCCTGTGGATGGACAGTTTGATGTGGGGGTGGTGGTGTCCTTCGGCTGTTTGCTCCCCGAGAAGCTCATCAACAAGTTCCCACA TGGGATTCTGAACGTCCACCCCAGCCTGCTGCCCAGGTGGAGGGGCCCGGCCCCCATCTTCCACACCATCATGCATGGTGATGCTGTGACGGGGGTCTCCATCATCCAGATCCGCCCTCACAGG tTTGATGTGGGCCCCCTCCTCCAGCAGGAGCTCCATCAGGTCCCTGAAGGCTGCACGGCAGACCAGCTGGAAGCGGCCCTCTCCTCCAAAGGAGCCCAGCTG ctgcTCGACACCCTGAGGGAC CTGCCCGAGAGGATAGCTCATCGGAGAGAGCAGAGCCGGAGCGGGGGCACCTTTG CGCCCAAGGTCAGTGCCTCCATGAGCTGGGTGCAGTGGGAGGAGCAGACC TGCGATCAGATCGGCTGGCTGCAGTGCGCCATCGGCTCCCGG ATCCCTCTGAGGACCACCTGGAGGGGCCGGACCCTCACTCTGCTGGGCTTTGTGGGACGATGTCACGTTTCATCATCAG GACGGCTGGGTGGGCTTCAGGTCGGTGGTCCTGAAGAAGAGGCTGACGGCAGGGGACTTCTATAA
- the LOC117442972 gene encoding LOW QUALITY PROTEIN: methionyl-tRNA formyltransferase, mitochondrial-like (The sequence of the model RefSeq protein was modified relative to this genomic sequence to represent the inferred CDS: substituted 1 base at 1 genomic stop codon): MWLLGRTAALRCLRAGGRPAASRLSSSGPPWRLLFFGSDHFAVESLKVLTSNRSSSGGGGGDPXGGGSAGDVPVKRFALQNQLPVHSWPPHPVDGQFDVGVVVSFGCLLPEKLINKFPHGILNVHPSLLPRWRGPAPIFHTIMHGDAVTGVSIIQIRPHRFDVGPLLQQELHQVPEGCTADQLEAALSSKGAQLLLDTLRTLPERIAHRREQSRSGGTFAPKVSASMSWVQWEEQTCDQIGWLQCAIGSRIPLRTTWRGRTLTLLGFVGRCHVSSSGEGSRAAPGSVSYQKESNTLAVSCKDGWVGFRSVVLKKRLTAGDFYNGYLHRKSACDLTSAQFISRKHGGDAKDMREDSAS; this comes from the exons ATGTGGCTGCTGGGCAGGACCGCGGCGCTGCGCTGCCTGCGGGCCGGGGGGAGGCCCGCGGCAAGCAGGCTctcctcctccggacccccctgGAGGCTGCTGTTCTTCGGCTCAGACCACTTCGCTGTGGAGTCTCTGAAAGTGCTCACATCCAACAG GAGCTCCagtggagggggtggtggagaccCTTGAGGTGGTGGCTCTGCCGGGGACGTCCCGGTGAAGAGGTTCGCTCTACAGAACCAGCTCCCAGTCCACAGCTGGCCCCCCCACCCTGTGGATGGACAGTTTGATGTGGGGGTGGTGGTGTCCTTCGGCTGTTTGCTCCCCGAGAAGCTCATCAACAAGTTCCCACA TGGGATTCTGAACGTCCACCCCAGCCTGCTGCCCAGGTGGAGGGGCCCGGCCCCCATCTTCCACACCATCATGCATGGTGATGCTGTGACGGGGGTCTCCATCATCCAGATCCGCCCTCACAG gttTGATGTGGGCCCCCTCCTCCAGCAGGAGCTCCATCAGGTCCCTGAAGGCTGCACGGCAGACCAGCTGGAAGCGGCCCTCTCCTCCAAAGGAGCCCAGCTG ctgcTCGACACCCTGAGGACCCTGCCCGAGAGGATAGCTCATCGGAGAGAGCAGAGCCGGAGCGGGGGCACCTTTG CGCCCAAGGTCAGTGCCTCCATGAGCTGGGTGCAGTGGGAGGAGCAGACCTGCGATCAGATCGGCTGGCTGCAGTGCGCCATCGGCTCCCGG ATCCCTCTGAGGACCACCTGGAGGGGCCGGACCCTCACTCTGCTGGGCTTTGTGGGACGATGTCACGTTTCATCATCAG GTGAGGGGAGCAGGGCGGCCCCCGGCTCAGTGAGCTACCAGAAGGAGTCCAACACTCTGGCTGTGAGCTGCAAG GACGGCTGGGTGGGCTTCAGGTCGGTGGTCCTGAAGAAGAGGCTGACGGCAGGGGACTTCTATAACGGCTACCTGCACAGGAAGTCAGCCTGTGACCTCACCAGCGCACAGTTCATCAGCAGGAAGCATGGAGGAGACGCAAAGGACATGAGAGAGGACTCTGCGTCATGA